In Turicibacter sanguinis, a genomic segment contains:
- a CDS encoding penicillin-binding transpeptidase domain-containing protein produces the protein MKKVLAIVLLFVTILAGCSSNEVDLLFSNFDEKLVNKDFEGLYLLLSSESQAAITQEEFVTRYNNIYSGIEASNLKTEMGEIDTENEVIPFSLTMDTVAGNFSSSDYELPYIKENGELKILWSEALIFPMMESGDKVRVVTKSSTRGSILDRNGEALASDGTLKIIGIHPAEFDDNNRESKISELATLLDIDEDTIIKKLDANSNPDYFVPIVTVLPGTSLIQFLSNREHEGILIRNTQGRIYKNEEAFGRLLGYIGEITAEQLEADEEGIYTRNSLIGKAGLEQVYEETLRGIDGMEVYIERDGTNIETIALTEARNGSDIKLSIDPNLQVKIYETMNGEKGSATAVDPTTGEILALVSSPSYNSNRYTTYMTNSEKQRREAINYADEANRFTTLYSPGSTFKLITAATGLENGTLDPQEIKTIEGSEWQKESSWGNYKIHRINGQTQVSLKEAVKYSDNIYFAMNALAIGSDAFIKGAEKFTIGTELNIGYPLNTSQVSNSGALSSDILLADSGYGQGQVMVTTLNMALAYSMLSNNGNIMNPNLVLNDSTTPTILKESIVSTDHLTILQDVFSAAVEDSDGTGHLAKIDGVKLAGKTGTAEIKQSQGETGSENGWFVATDLDNSKISIAVVVEDVQNGLGTLGVVSMVGDILKAYLK, from the coding sequence ATGAAAAAGGTATTAGCAATCGTATTACTGTTTGTTACAATACTAGCTGGCTGTTCATCAAATGAAGTTGATTTACTATTCTCAAACTTTGATGAAAAGTTGGTAAATAAAGATTTTGAAGGGTTATATCTTTTACTGAGTAGTGAATCACAGGCTGCCATCACCCAAGAAGAGTTTGTCACAAGATATAATAATATCTATTCTGGAATTGAGGCTAGCAACTTAAAAACTGAGATGGGAGAAATCGATACTGAAAATGAAGTAATCCCCTTCTCACTAACAATGGATACCGTAGCTGGAAACTTCTCGTCATCTGACTATGAACTTCCATATATCAAAGAAAATGGGGAATTAAAAATTTTATGGTCTGAAGCCTTAATCTTTCCGATGATGGAAAGTGGTGATAAAGTTCGCGTCGTGACGAAAAGTTCAACGCGCGGGAGTATTTTAGATCGAAACGGTGAAGCGTTAGCATCTGATGGAACATTAAAAATCATCGGAATTCATCCTGCTGAGTTTGACGATAATAATCGAGAAAGTAAAATTTCAGAGCTTGCTACCCTACTCGATATTGACGAAGATACCATTATAAAAAAACTAGACGCAAACTCAAATCCTGATTACTTTGTTCCAATTGTTACGGTTCTTCCTGGAACTTCACTTATACAATTTTTAAGTAATCGAGAACATGAAGGAATTTTAATTCGAAATACCCAAGGTCGAATCTATAAAAATGAAGAAGCGTTTGGCCGATTATTAGGGTATATTGGTGAAATTACAGCTGAACAATTAGAAGCGGACGAAGAAGGCATTTATACAAGAAATTCTTTAATTGGAAAAGCAGGACTTGAACAAGTTTATGAAGAAACGTTACGTGGAATTGATGGAATGGAAGTTTATATTGAACGAGATGGAACAAATATCGAAACCATTGCTTTAACAGAAGCTCGAAATGGATCTGATATCAAACTTTCAATTGATCCAAATTTACAGGTAAAAATTTATGAAACAATGAATGGTGAGAAAGGTTCAGCCACAGCTGTTGATCCAACAACAGGAGAAATTTTAGCTTTAGTTAGCTCACCTTCTTACAACTCAAATCGTTATACGACTTACATGACAAACAGTGAGAAACAACGTCGCGAAGCCATTAATTATGCAGATGAAGCCAATCGCTTCACTACCCTCTACTCACCTGGATCTACATTTAAATTAATTACTGCGGCAACTGGGCTTGAAAATGGAACTCTTGATCCCCAGGAAATCAAAACAATTGAAGGCTCAGAGTGGCAAAAAGAAAGTTCTTGGGGAAATTACAAAATTCACCGTATCAACGGGCAAACGCAAGTAAGTTTAAAAGAGGCTGTTAAATATTCAGACAATATCTACTTCGCCATGAATGCACTAGCTATTGGAAGTGATGCCTTCATTAAAGGAGCAGAAAAGTTTACAATCGGAACAGAATTAAATATTGGTTATCCCCTTAACACAAGTCAAGTCTCTAATAGTGGAGCACTAAGTAGCGATATCTTGCTTGCCGATAGTGGTTATGGACAAGGACAAGTGATGGTTACAACTTTAAACATGGCACTCGCTTACAGTATGCTATCAAATAACGGAAATATCATGAATCCAAACTTGGTATTAAATGACTCAACAACTCCTACAATCTTAAAAGAATCTATTGTTTCAACTGATCATTTAACGATTCTACAAGACGTCTTTTCTGCAGCTGTTGAAGATAGTGATGGAACCGGTCATCTAGCTAAAATCGATGGTGTAAAACTTGCTGGAAAAACAGGTACAGCTGAAATCAAACAATCTCAAGGTGAAACTGGAAGTGAAAATGGATGGTTCGTTGCAACTGACTTAGATAACTCAAAAATATCAATAGCCGTTGTCGTTGAAGATGTTCAAAACGGTCTTGGGACACTAGGCGTTGTTTCAATGGTCGGAGATATTTTAAAAGCATACTTAAAATAA